The window AGATCGCCTTTTAATTGTTTGTTACTGATTTTGCCAGTTGTTTGTAAGCGAGTCACAAAACGAAAGTCAGGGCCTAACTCAAGCATTGCAGCAAGCCCTGTTACTAATTTTTGTACGCTTGCGGGTTGCCTAAACTGATCATTTTGAAAAGCAGCTAGTGTGGTTGGATTTTTATCAACAGTCTCGACTAATACTGATAAATCAGTACCTTTAGGTAAAAGGGAAAGGTAGGAAGAGAGTTCTGTTTTGTTTTCAGCATAAGTATTTGTGATATTTAATGCGATAGCCAATATGAGTAATTGGCTGATTATTGAAACTAGTCTTTTCATATATAACAACTTTATTTAAAGTGTTTAATCAAATGGTAATACAACACCACCTTGTGGTGTCTGTTTTACTAGTTCTGGGGCGACCCTTAATGTTGCTTGGATCGGTTTACAAATATCACCTTTAAGTGCAACACCGTTAAGCATTTCACCGTACGAGAGCACACTTGTTGTTTGCGTAATCAATAGTTTACCGACTGTACTTTGCTCATAGCCTAGTAGGCTATCGGTATAAACGTCTTTAACTTTCTTTCCTAAACGTGTAACTTCACATTGCGAGCCTAATGGTAACGGATAATCTAATACTATTTCGTTATAATTTGAAACAGAAACTAAACGAATAGGATAGATCTCACCAATAATTTCATTTTTCATTAAATCAGCTACAGATTGCAGAGTATTATTAATGGTAGTACTAAAACTCTCATTATTAGTGGTACTTTTTAACTGATAACGTAATGTGTTACTAAATACAATCTTATTGCTTTTAGCATCAATGATTTGATATAGCACTGTTGCTGAGACGATTTTCTCAGTAACGCCTTGGCCAGTGGCTTTTAAAATACGAACAGTCTCTTCAGTATCTAATTGATTTAACGTACTTTGCAGATAAAAATCAGATAGTTCAGTGACATTATTAGGTTCTAAGCCATCACTCATGTAGTTTTCAGCAGAGATAAGCTCAAAACGGTGAGTTTCATACAGTGCTGTTGTAATGTCATGAGTTAATGTTTTCGATAAGGCACTCGGCGAAATTGGAAAAGCATTCTGGCTTGTTAAATCCACTTGCGTTGGCAAGACCACAATTTTATACCGTTCAATTTGCGTCTCTCCTAACCCATTAGTATAAGTGGCACTATTATTCTCATCGGTTGTTGATACATCAACATCATTTTTAGGCGCTTGTTGTTCTTTCACCGTATTTTGTGAACTACAAGCAACTAGAAATAAAATAGTTGCTAGAGAGATACTTAATTTTATGCATTTTTTCATCATAAATCCCTTTTTATTACCAAGCAGTTGATTTATTGCTACCTAATTTGCGTACAATACTCTCATTTTCCCAGTAAGCTAAGCCACTTTTTACATCAGTTAATGTTAGCTGTAAATAATACTCAACTAATTGCTTATTTTTACCAGTACGAGATATACGTTGTAAAATTTTTCCAGTTAATGATAAGTCTGGCGCATATAGGGTTCCTTTGCCTGCAATCGTATCTTGTTTAAATTCATCATTATCACGTAATTCACGTACATCATAAATTAAATCGTCAACGTTATTACTATTCCCCGCAACGGCTGTTGTAATCACTGCTTTGCCGGATTGTAGCATGCCGATACGAATTTTTTTGATCAGCATATCGGTATCAATGCGTAGAGTTGTATCATTTACAACTTTACCAATAGCAACAACATAGCGTCCTCCGCCTGGTTTATTCAATACATCACTTGCTAATAATGAATTCAGTGACTCTTGAGCTGCCAGTTCAAAGTCTTGACTATCAAGTCCTAAGCTAACGGCATCTTGTGCGTTATCAGCAGTGACATATTCAACATTTGATGAACAACCCGTTAATATTATGCTAAGTCCTAAAGTAATTGCGAGAGTACATCGGTTTAGGGATTGGTATAAATTAATCATATAAAGCCTCATTATTATTGTGTGTTGCTGCTTTGTTGTATTAGGTGAATAGTATTATGATCTACTATCTCGGATTTAATGTAAATAATAGCATTGCTATTAGGTTGTAGATAATCAATTTTTGTTAATATCGTACCGTCTGGTTTATATATTGTGACAGTATTATCTTGAATCGGGATGCGTGCGACTTGGATATTTTTCGGTATTGCTCTCCATTGTCTAATATCTGCGGTATCTGTGCTCAATTGGTAGAGGAATCCCCAAAATTTACCGCCATACTCTTCTAATTTCTCTTCTAAAGTATATTGTATTGTCGATTTTGCTATCATATTTAGCATTGCTTCTGTCATGATGGCGGGAAGTTTCTTTTTGAACTCTTGCTGTACAATGTTATCCATATCCGCAATTTCAGTGGTAGCTTGTTGTTCCAATTTTAGATAAGGATAAGACAAGGAACGCTTATATATTGTAGGAACTGTAATATCAGTTGTGATGACTTTATCAGTAAACAGATAAGATGGGAAATGATAAGTAAATGCACTTTTAAGCATGCCTTGACCATTTTCGTAAATCAGCCAAACGTAGTTTTGCTTCTGTTTAGACGATTGGGTACTTAACTTTAAGTCATCTTGTACCTGTTTTTGGTTCGGGAGCATACGGGCTGTTTGTCTAAATAACGCCTCCGCTTTACTGTAATCGTGATCTAAATAGAAAAATAATCCACTTATATACGTGGCAAATGGATTAATAAAATCAGGATACAATAATTCAGGTGAGATATCTCCTCGATAATTTTTAATATTGCTATTGGTTAATGAATGGGTATTAATCTCTTTTGCATATTCAGAATGATTATATTGTTTATAAGCTTCATTTATTTCTTGTTCGAAGTATTCAGCTGCTCGCCGCTGCCGATCTAAGGCGCGATTAAATTCGACTCTGGCATTATCAAAATCATTGAGTGACATAAAGTTTAAACCTTTATAGACATTCATCATGATTTTTTCATAATTTTCGCCTTGGTAATCATTAACATTATTATTGACTAGGATTGAACCAAGGGATTGCCCGACAGCGCTTAGCGCTAAGGCAGTCTCTTTTTGTTTAAAAATTGCTTCAGCCTGATCTAAATAAGTAATGCTTTTTTGATAGTCGTTGCACTGACGAGCAAGGGCCCCTCCATTGAGAGTCCAGAGTAGAGGATCACTCTTTATTTGCCCGTCAATTGGTGTATAGTTACAATCACGACTAATCAGTTGTTGTTCATACTGGTCGAGATTTTCTCTATATCCCAAGAAAGCTGCACAACCACTTAAGGATATTAAAACTATTGTTGCGAAGCATAGTCGAATAATTGTAATCATTAATCGGATATAATTATTTTAACTTCTTATCAACATACTGAATTACTGCAATCATAATCAGTATTGGTAAAATACACTCTAAGTACTCTTCTTGTGGCTGTTGAAAAGCAACAACCCACCGCGGAGCCATCCAACCTGTAATTTCATTAATCATATTGACTGAACGGTCGAGAATCTTTGATACCACAAGAACTGCAAAAAACATAAATACACTAATTGCGTAGGCTTCTCTTTTCTTGAGATCGACAAGCCATGTTTTATAATTATTTAAAATGATATAAAAAATCGCGATTAGAATAGCAAGAATAATGAGTGCAGCGAGTAGTTTTGATTGTACATTGGCAGCATTTGTTAACCAAAACTTAATTTTTAGCATACTCATGCCAAAGATTTTATGTAAGTCTGCTTCCCGTGCCATCATTGCAAATAGAATAAATGCTAATGCAAAACGATAGCTAAATTTGATTGAACCAAGCTTATAAATAAATACAAATACAATAGCTATTGCATAAAAAACTAATGTAAGATTTTCAACAAAATGATCTTCATCAACAAAATCAAGTAGCCATTCATGATCTAAAAAAATTGAACTCAACAATGCTAATAGTATTGTGAAAACGGTTAACCAGACTGATGAATATTGCTTTTTTATCCACTGCATTACTTATTTCCTATTATAGTTTATGACTTAATTTTTTACTATTATCGTATTGTGTTATTGCTACTATGATGAGTAATGGCAATAAACACTCCAGATACTCCTCCTGCGGTAGCTGTATTGCTACTACCCAAATCGGTGCCATCCAATTGGTTATTTCGTAAATCATATTTACTGAACGATCGATAATTTTTGAAATAACTAAAACAGCAAAAAAAATAAATAGCGTCACCGCATAGGTTTTACCTAGTTTTAAGTCTAATAACCAAGTTTTAGCCGATCGACGAATTAATATATACAGTGAAAACGCGAGGAATAGCAGAATAATAGCGGCTAATATTTTGTCGCTAATTGATGATTCGCTAGTTAACCAAAATTTAATTTTGAGCATACTCATACCGAGTATTTTATGTAGGTCAGCTTCTCGTGCAAGCATTGCTAACATTAAGATTGCAATAGCAACTCGGGAGTCTAGTCGAATTGTTTTTTGTGGATAAAAAAGTGCGAATAACGCGGCAATAAAGTAAAAAACAACAGTTAATGTCTCAATAAATCCGCCTTCATCGACGAATTGGAATAAAAAATCATAGTTTAGTGTTAAACTACTTAATAATGCTAAAACGCAGGTTATAAGGGTAATCGCTAAACTAAAATAGCGATGGTTAATTAAGTTCATGTTTTTCTAATCTACTCTATTTTGGGGTGATGTTATCATTTATTCATTTTTTTCGTCTAATACTAACAATAAAAATCGCTACAAAATGCATTTATTGTTTAATTTTTTGTAATTTAGCATAGAAAAAACCATCTCCACCATTTTCAGTAGGTAGAAACTGTTGCATTTCACCAATTAATTGAGCATTTTTATTGTCATTTAAAAAACGAGATATTTGTACTTTATTTTCATCTGGTAAAATAGAACAAGTGGCATAAATAAGGATGCCATTCTCTTTAAGGTAAGGCCAAATTTTAGTTAAGATTTCAAATTGTAATTTAGCGAGTTCATTAATATCGCTATCTCTTCTTAACCATTTAATATCCGGGTGGCGACGTATTATTCCTGT is drawn from Orbaceae bacterium BiB and contains these coding sequences:
- the lpoB gene encoding penicillin-binding protein activator LpoB yields the protein MINLYQSLNRCTLAITLGLSIILTGCSSNVEYVTADNAQDAVSLGLDSQDFELAAQESLNSLLASDVLNKPGGGRYVVAIGKVVNDTTLRIDTDMLIKKIRIGMLQSGKAVITTAVAGNSNNVDDLIYDVRELRDNDEFKQDTIAGKGTLYAPDLSLTGKILQRISRTGKNKQLVEYYLQLTLTDVKSGLAYWENESIVRKLGSNKSTAW